Genomic DNA from Thermus amyloliquefaciens:
GGGTCCAAAAGCCCTTCCATCCCCAGGGTGAAGCTCACCCCCGCGGTGAGGCTTGGTCCCACCACGGCGCTCAGGCCCCCGCCGAAGTAGGGGAGGAGGCCCTTGAGGCTTGGGTCGTACTGGCCCAGGTCGGGTTTGAAGAGGAGGGCGGCCTCGAGGGCCACCCCGGGGGCCGCGGGGGCAAGCTCCGCGGCCAGGCGGCCAAAGAGGTTCTGCCGCAGGCGGCTTTCCACCCCCGCCCCAAAGGTGAGGCCCAGGCCCTCCCCATAGCCAAAGCGCATCTCTATGGCGCTTTGCGCGCCCGCCAATCCGAGAAGGAGCGCAAGAAGCGGAAGAAGACGCCTCATGACGACCAGTATAGCCCCTTTGCGCCGCTTTTCCCTAGCTCCCCTCCAGGGCCCGGTCCAGTCGGGAAAGCGTCCTCTTTTTGCCCAGGAGGGCCATGATCTCAAAAAGCCCCGGGGTCTCCAGGCTCCCCGTGAGGGCGGCCCTAAGGGGCTGGGCCACCTGCCCGAGCTTCAGGCCCCTTTCCTGGGCGAAGCCCCGAAGGAGGCCCTCCAGGGCGCTTTCGCTCCAGTCCTCCTGGGCCTCGAGGAGGGGCCTTGCCTCCCGCAGAAGGGAAAGGCCCTCCCGCAGCTTCTCCTGGGCCCTTTCCGAAAAGGGGTAGTCCTCGCGGAAGAGGTAGGGGGCTTTTTCCGGAAGCTCCTTCAGGGTGTCAAACCGGGGGCGCATGAGCTCCACCGCCCGATGCAGGTAGGCCTCATCCGGCCAGGAGCATCCCGCGGCCTCCAAGAAGGGCTTCGCCCTTTCCGCCACCTCCTCCAAGGGAAGCACCTCGCGGATGTACTTGCCGTTCATCCAGCGGAGCTTCTCCAGGTCAAAGACCGGGCCTCCCAAGGAAACCCGCTCCCAGGTGAAGGCCTGGATGAGCTCCTCCAGGGTGAAGATCTCCCGCCCATCGGGCATGGAGAAGCCCATCAGGGCCAGGTAGTTCCTCAAGGCCTCGGGCAAAAACCCTTCCGCCTTGTACCACTCCAAGGAGGTGTGGCTTTTGCGCTTGCTGATCTTGGTCTTGTCGGGGTTGCGCAAAAGGGGCATGTGGTAGAACTTGGGCACCGCCCAGCCGAAGGCCCGGTAGAGCAGGACGTGAATGGGGGTGGAGACCAGCCACTCCTCGGCCCGGATCACGTCCGTGACCCCCATGAGGTGGTCGTCCACCACGTTGGCCAGGTGGTAGGTGGGGTAGCCATCGGACTTGAGGAGGACCACGTCGGGGATCTCGGCGTTGTCGTAGGTTACCACCCCCCGGAGCTC
This window encodes:
- the gltX gene encoding glutamate--tRNA ligase encodes the protein MVVTRIAPSPTGDPHVGTAYIALFNYVWARKNGGRFLVRIEDTDRARYVPGAEERILAALKWLGIPYDEGPDIGGPRGPYRQSERLPLYQKHAEELLKRGWAYRAFETPEELERIRKEKGGYDGRARHIPPEEAEERARRGEPHVIRLKVPRPGTTEVRDELRGVVTYDNAEIPDVVLLKSDGYPTYHLANVVDDHLMGVTDVIRAEEWLVSTPIHVLLYRAFGWAVPKFYHMPLLRNPDKTKISKRKSHTSLEWYKAEGFLPEALRNYLALMGFSMPDGREIFTLEELIQAFTWERVSLGGPVFDLEKLRWMNGKYIREVLPLEEVAERAKPFLEAAGCSWPDEAYLHRAVELMRPRFDTLKELPEKAPYLFREDYPFSERAQEKLREGLSLLREARPLLEAQEDWSESALEGLLRGFAQERGLKLGQVAQPLRAALTGSLETPGLFEIMALLGKKRTLSRLDRALEGS